One genomic region from uncultured Subdoligranulum sp. encodes:
- a CDS encoding carboxynorspermidine decarboxylase has product MPGPDTRAPFTALGGVVPAEFAALPTPCYLLDEGALARNGKMLGELAARTGCKVLLAQKAFSNYDLYPVLAPCLAGTEASGLFEARLGAEEMPGKEVHVFCAAYREDEMAELLRWADHIVFNSPAQLAKFGPMAKAAGKSVGLRVNPECSTQEGHAIYDPCAPGSRLGTTRAQWDAAVAQNPALPDLLDGLHFHTLCEQDSDALAVTLDAVAEKFGDLLPRMKWLNMGGGHHITRPGYDLATLERCIARAQADWGVTVYLEPGEACALNAGYFLTRVLDVVQNGDTTVAILDASAACHTPDVIEMPYRPPLLFAADPGEKPCTVRLAGPTCLAGDVFGDYSFDAVPRPGDLLVFGDMAIYTTCKNNTFNGMPLPAIWVRGADGACRALVQFGYRDFKVRLGR; this is encoded by the coding sequence ATGCCAGGCCCCGATACCCGCGCCCCTTTTACAGCCCTGGGCGGGGTGGTGCCCGCGGAATTCGCCGCGCTGCCCACCCCCTGCTACCTGCTGGACGAGGGGGCACTGGCCCGCAACGGCAAGATGCTGGGCGAGCTGGCCGCCCGCACCGGCTGCAAGGTGCTGCTGGCCCAAAAGGCCTTCAGCAACTACGACCTCTACCCGGTGCTGGCGCCCTGTCTCGCGGGCACCGAGGCCAGCGGCCTGTTTGAAGCGCGTCTCGGCGCCGAGGAGATGCCCGGGAAGGAGGTCCACGTCTTCTGCGCGGCCTACCGGGAGGACGAGATGGCGGAACTGCTGCGGTGGGCCGACCATATCGTCTTCAACTCCCCGGCCCAGCTGGCAAAATTCGGTCCCATGGCAAAAGCCGCGGGCAAAAGCGTGGGGCTGCGGGTGAACCCGGAATGCTCCACCCAGGAGGGCCACGCCATCTATGACCCCTGCGCCCCCGGCAGCCGTCTGGGCACCACCCGGGCCCAGTGGGACGCCGCGGTGGCCCAAAATCCCGCCCTGCCGGATCTGCTGGACGGGCTTCACTTCCATACCCTCTGCGAGCAGGATTCCGACGCCCTGGCGGTGACGCTGGACGCGGTGGCGGAAAAATTCGGCGATTTGCTGCCCCGCATGAAATGGCTCAACATGGGCGGCGGGCACCACATCACCCGGCCGGGGTATGACCTGGCCACGCTGGAACGGTGCATCGCCCGGGCCCAGGCCGACTGGGGCGTGACGGTGTATCTGGAACCGGGGGAGGCCTGCGCCCTCAACGCCGGGTATTTCCTCACCCGGGTGCTGGACGTGGTGCAGAACGGCGATACCACGGTGGCGATTCTCGACGCCAGCGCCGCCTGCCATACGCCGGATGTCATCGAGATGCCCTACCGCCCGCCGCTGCTCTTTGCCGCCGACCCCGGGGAAAAGCCCTGCACCGTGCGGCTGGCCGGTCCCACCTGCCTGGCGGGGGATGTCTTCGGGGACTACAGCTTCGACGCGGTGCCCCGGCCCGGCGACCTGCTGGTCTTCGGGGATATGGCCATCTACACCACCTGCAAGAACAACACCTTCAACGGCATGCCGCTGCCCGCCATATGGGTGCGCGGCGCCGACGGCGCCTGCCGGGCGCTGGTGCAGTTCGGCTACCGGGACTTCAAAGTCCGCCTGGGCCGGTGA
- a CDS encoding glucose PTS transporter subunit IIA, with translation MKDKIFGVLQRVGRSFMLPIALLPVAGLLLGIGSSFTNETMLQAYGLTGIIHQGTALYTVLDIMNQCGSAVFNNLALLFAMGVAIGMAKKEKEVAALSGAIAYLVMNTAISAMINAAGGVEAMADNTTTSMLGITTLQMGVFGGIIVGLGVAALHNRFYKTQLPQVLSFFGGTRFVPIVCTAVYLVVGIAMFYVWPIVQAGISMLGNLVLVSGYAGTWLYGLIERALIPFGLHHVFYIPFWQTSVGGTAVIDGVTVQGAQNIFFAELASKNTVEFSVSATRFMSGKFPLMIFGLPGAALAMYRAARPEKRKVVAGLLLSAALTSMLTGITEPLEFTFLFVAPVMYAVHCVYAGLAYMLMHIFNVGVGMTFSGGLIDLTLFGILQGEAKTHWIWVVIVGVVYFVLYYFTFYFMITKMNLMTPGREAGDGEAKLYTRADFKEKTGVGPEAAGAASHDQVSALILQGLGGKANLSDVDCCATRLRVTVVDSGKVNDALLRQSGASGVIHKGNGIQVIYGPQVAVIKSNLEDYMDSPASDAPVAPAAPAAPAPKAETPKETVPAETFGAHLAGTVVAMADVQDEAFASGVLGDGVAIEPAEGKLLAPADATVDNLFDTHHAIGLVTEGGAELLLHIGIDTVKLNGEHFTAHVKNGQKVKKGDLLISFDIDAIKSAGYMVTTPMIVCNTDRYAAVKTLASGQVTAGQDLLRVE, from the coding sequence ATGAAAGACAAAATCTTCGGCGTGCTGCAGCGTGTGGGCCGCTCCTTCATGCTGCCCATCGCCCTGCTGCCGGTGGCCGGTCTGCTGCTGGGCATCGGCAGCTCCTTCACCAACGAGACGATGCTCCAGGCCTACGGCCTCACCGGCATCATCCACCAGGGCACCGCCCTCTACACCGTGCTGGACATCATGAACCAGTGCGGCAGCGCGGTCTTCAACAACCTGGCCCTGCTCTTCGCCATGGGCGTGGCCATCGGCATGGCCAAGAAGGAGAAGGAAGTGGCCGCCCTTTCCGGTGCCATCGCCTACCTGGTCATGAACACCGCCATCTCCGCCATGATCAACGCCGCCGGCGGCGTGGAGGCCATGGCCGACAACACCACCACCTCCATGCTGGGCATCACCACCCTGCAGATGGGCGTCTTCGGCGGCATCATCGTGGGCCTCGGCGTGGCGGCTCTCCACAACCGCTTCTATAAGACCCAGCTGCCTCAGGTGCTCTCCTTCTTCGGCGGCACCCGCTTCGTGCCCATCGTCTGTACCGCCGTCTACCTGGTGGTGGGAATCGCCATGTTCTACGTCTGGCCCATCGTCCAGGCCGGCATCTCCATGCTGGGCAACCTGGTGCTGGTCTCGGGCTACGCCGGTACCTGGCTCTACGGCCTCATCGAGCGCGCCCTCATTCCCTTCGGCCTGCACCACGTCTTCTACATCCCCTTCTGGCAGACCAGCGTGGGCGGCACCGCCGTCATCGACGGCGTCACCGTCCAGGGCGCCCAGAACATCTTCTTCGCCGAACTGGCCTCCAAGAACACGGTGGAATTCTCGGTGTCCGCCACCCGGTTCATGTCCGGTAAGTTCCCCCTCATGATCTTCGGCCTGCCCGGCGCCGCCCTGGCCATGTACCGCGCCGCCCGCCCCGAAAAGCGCAAGGTGGTGGCCGGTCTGCTGCTCTCCGCCGCGCTGACCTCCATGCTCACCGGCATCACCGAACCCCTGGAATTCACCTTCCTGTTTGTGGCCCCCGTCATGTACGCCGTCCACTGCGTCTACGCCGGCCTGGCCTATATGCTCATGCACATCTTCAATGTGGGCGTGGGCATGACCTTCTCGGGCGGCCTCATCGACCTGACCCTCTTCGGCATCCTCCAGGGCGAGGCCAAGACCCACTGGATCTGGGTGGTCATTGTGGGTGTGGTCTACTTCGTGCTCTACTACTTCACCTTCTACTTCATGATCACCAAAATGAACCTCATGACCCCCGGCCGGGAGGCGGGCGACGGCGAGGCCAAGCTCTACACCCGGGCCGACTTCAAGGAGAAGACCGGCGTGGGCCCCGAGGCCGCCGGTGCCGCCAGCCATGACCAGGTGTCGGCGCTGATCCTCCAGGGCCTGGGCGGCAAGGCCAACCTCTCCGACGTGGACTGCTGCGCCACCCGTCTGCGGGTCACCGTGGTGGATTCCGGCAAGGTGAACGACGCCCTGCTGCGCCAGAGCGGTGCCTCCGGCGTCATCCACAAGGGCAACGGCATCCAGGTCATCTACGGACCCCAGGTGGCGGTGATCAAGTCCAACCTGGAAGACTATATGGACAGCCCCGCCTCCGACGCCCCCGTGGCGCCCGCGGCTCCGGCCGCCCCGGCCCCCAAGGCGGAAACCCCCAAGGAGACCGTCCCCGCCGAGACCTTCGGCGCCCACCTCGCCGGCACGGTGGTAGCCATGGCCGACGTGCAGGATGAAGCCTTCGCCTCCGGCGTGCTGGGGGACGGCGTGGCCATCGAACCCGCCGAGGGCAAACTGCTGGCCCCGGCGGACGCCACGGTGGACAACCTCTTTGACACCCACCATGCCATCGGCCTGGTGACCGAGGGCGGCGCCGAGCTGCTGCTCCACATCGGCATCGACACCGTCAAGCTGAACGGCGAGCACTTCACCGCCCATGTGAAAAATGGTCAGAAGGTGAAGAAGGGCGATCTGCTCATCAGCTTCGACATCGACGCCATCAAGTCGGCGGGCTATATGGTCACCACCCCCATGATCGTCTGCAACACCGACCGCTATGCCGCCGTGAAGACGCTGGCTTCCGGCCAGGTCACGGCGGGCCAGGACCTGCTGCGGGTGGAATAA
- the speB gene encoding agmatinase, translated as MLPRNVETFIGCDSAYRSAEIVLYGAPYDSTTSYRPGARFGPAAIRHESYGIETYSPYQNTDLTDCEIFDSGDLELCFGSSESALIDIESRAAEILRDGKLPLLLGGEHLVTLGAVRAVAARYPELHIVHFDAHADLRDDYLGAKLSHACVLRRCHDLLGDGRIHQFCIRSGDREEFEFAARHTDLRRFDFTGLGELTQWLCDTKVPVYLTIDLDCLDPSAFPGTGTPEAGGVSFLQLLDAIRTVTRANIVGADLNELAPTLDTSGISTATACKTLRELLLALVHNRAKV; from the coding sequence ATGCTGCCACGCAATGTTGAAACCTTTATCGGGTGCGACAGCGCCTACCGCAGCGCCGAGATCGTGCTGTACGGCGCCCCCTACGATTCCACCACCAGCTACCGGCCGGGAGCCCGGTTCGGCCCGGCGGCCATCCGCCATGAGAGCTACGGCATCGAGACCTACAGCCCCTACCAGAACACCGACCTGACCGACTGCGAGATCTTTGACAGCGGCGACCTGGAACTCTGCTTCGGCAGCAGCGAGAGCGCCCTCATCGACATTGAATCCCGGGCGGCGGAGATCCTGCGGGACGGCAAGCTGCCGCTGCTGCTGGGCGGCGAGCACCTGGTCACGCTGGGGGCGGTGCGGGCGGTGGCGGCGCGGTATCCCGAGCTGCACATCGTCCACTTTGACGCCCACGCCGATTTGCGGGACGATTATCTCGGAGCCAAGCTCAGCCACGCCTGCGTGCTGCGCCGCTGCCACGACCTGCTGGGAGATGGCCGCATCCACCAGTTCTGCATCCGCAGCGGCGACCGGGAGGAGTTCGAGTTTGCCGCCCGCCACACCGATCTGCGCCGGTTCGATTTCACCGGGCTGGGGGAACTGACCCAGTGGCTCTGCGATACCAAAGTGCCGGTCTACCTGACCATTGATCTGGACTGCCTGGACCCGTCGGCCTTCCCCGGCACCGGCACGCCGGAGGCGGGGGGCGTCAGCTTTTTGCAGCTGCTGGACGCCATCCGCACCGTGACCCGGGCCAACATCGTGGGGGCGGACCTCAACGAGCTGGCCCCCACGCTGGATACCAGCGGTATTTCCACCGCCACCGCCTGCAAGACATTGCGGGAGCTGCTGCTGGCGCTGGTGCATAACCGGGCTAAGGTTTAA
- a CDS encoding 4Fe-4S binding protein, with amino-acid sequence MIYQLLFSPTGGTRAVADALCPGQVIDLCDRDRDFASVTLTADDVAIIAVPSYGGRVPVPAARRLAQVQGGGARAVLVCVYGNRAYEDTLAELADLAEAAGFRVAAGVAAVAEHSIARQFAAGRPDEADKAVLQGFWGKIQAKLDAGNDTVPTLPGNRPYKPGMAKAMVPRTSKRCIGCGRCAAACPTGAIDAADPRQTDPARCIGCMRCVRLCPAEARSPDPQALAALSAHLEPLCAGRKENELFL; translated from the coding sequence ATGATTTACCAACTGCTTTTCAGCCCCACCGGCGGCACCCGGGCGGTGGCGGACGCCCTCTGCCCGGGGCAGGTCATCGACCTGTGTGACCGGGACCGGGATTTTGCCTCCGTAACGCTCACCGCCGACGATGTGGCGATCATCGCCGTGCCCTCCTACGGCGGCCGGGTGCCTGTGCCCGCCGCCCGGCGTCTGGCACAGGTGCAGGGCGGCGGCGCCCGGGCGGTGCTGGTCTGCGTCTACGGCAACCGGGCCTATGAGGATACCCTGGCAGAGCTGGCCGACCTGGCGGAGGCCGCCGGGTTCCGGGTGGCGGCCGGTGTGGCCGCGGTGGCGGAGCACTCCATCGCCCGGCAGTTCGCCGCCGGGCGCCCTGATGAAGCCGACAAAGCCGTCCTTCAGGGCTTCTGGGGCAAAATTCAGGCCAAGCTGGACGCCGGTAACGACACCGTCCCCACCCTGCCCGGCAACCGTCCCTACAAGCCGGGGATGGCAAAGGCCATGGTGCCCCGCACCTCCAAGCGGTGCATCGGCTGCGGCCGCTGTGCCGCCGCCTGTCCCACCGGCGCCATCGACGCCGCCGACCCGCGCCAGACCGATCCGGCCCGCTGCATCGGCTGCATGCGGTGTGTGCGCCTCTGCCCCGCCGAGGCCCGCAGTCCCGACCCCCAGGCTCTGGCGGCTCTCTCCGCCCACCTGGAGCCCCTCTGCGCCGGGCGGAAGGAAAACGAGCTGTTCCTGTAA
- a CDS encoding saccharopine dehydrogenase family protein gives MSKVLVIGCGGVASVAIQKCCQVSDVFTELCIASRTKSKCDALAEKLAPITKTKITTAQVDADKVDELIALIKSYGPDLVMNIALPYQDLTIMDACLACGVNYMDTANYEPENTDDPAWRAIYEKRCKEAGFSAYFDYSWQWAYKKKFEDAGLTALLGCGFDPGVTQAYCAYAAKHEFDTIDTIDILDCNGGDHGYAFATNFNPEINLREVSAPGSYWENGHWVEVPAMSIKREYNFDQVGDKDMYLLHHEEIESLGKNFPGVKRIRFFMTFGQSYLDHMRCLEDVGMLSTTPINYNGQEIVPIQFLKALLPDPASLGPRTKGKTNIGCIFTGTKDGKPKTYYIYNVCDHQECYKEVGSQAISYTTGVPAMCGALMVLTGQWTKPGVYTVEEFNPDPFLDALDKYGLPRSENRAPALVD, from the coding sequence ATGAGCAAAGTTCTTGTCATCGGCTGCGGCGGCGTTGCCAGCGTTGCCATCCAGAAATGCTGCCAGGTCAGCGACGTTTTCACCGAGCTGTGCATCGCCAGCCGCACCAAGTCCAAGTGCGACGCCCTGGCCGAAAAACTGGCCCCCATCACCAAAACCAAGATCACCACCGCCCAGGTGGACGCCGACAAGGTGGACGAGCTGATCGCCCTCATCAAGAGCTATGGCCCGGACCTCGTCATGAACATCGCCCTGCCCTACCAGGACCTTACCATCATGGACGCCTGCCTTGCCTGCGGCGTCAACTATATGGACACCGCCAACTATGAGCCGGAAAACACCGACGACCCCGCATGGCGCGCCATCTACGAGAAGCGCTGCAAGGAAGCGGGCTTCTCGGCCTACTTCGACTACTCCTGGCAGTGGGCCTACAAGAAAAAGTTCGAGGACGCCGGCCTCACCGCCCTGCTGGGCTGCGGCTTTGACCCGGGCGTGACCCAGGCCTACTGCGCCTACGCGGCCAAGCACGAGTTCGACACCATCGACACCATCGACATTCTGGACTGCAACGGCGGCGACCACGGCTATGCCTTCGCCACCAACTTCAACCCCGAGATCAACCTGCGGGAGGTCAGTGCCCCCGGCAGCTACTGGGAGAACGGCCACTGGGTGGAAGTGCCCGCCATGAGCATCAAGCGGGAATACAACTTCGACCAGGTGGGCGATAAGGACATGTACCTGCTCCACCACGAGGAGATCGAATCCCTGGGCAAGAACTTCCCCGGCGTCAAGCGCATCCGGTTCTTCATGACCTTCGGCCAGAGCTACCTGGACCACATGCGCTGCCTGGAGGACGTGGGCATGCTCTCCACCACGCCGATCAACTACAACGGCCAGGAGATCGTCCCCATCCAGTTCCTGAAAGCCCTGCTGCCCGACCCGGCCAGCCTGGGCCCCCGCACCAAGGGCAAGACCAACATCGGCTGCATCTTCACCGGCACCAAGGACGGCAAACCCAAGACCTACTACATCTATAACGTCTGCGACCACCAGGAATGCTACAAGGAAGTGGGCAGCCAGGCCATCAGCTACACCACCGGTGTACCGGCCATGTGCGGCGCCCTGATGGTGCTCACCGGCCAGTGGACCAAGCCCGGCGTCTACACCGTGGAGGAGTTCAACCCCGACCCGTTCCTGGACGCCCTGGATAAATACGGCCTGCCCCGCAGCGAAAACCGCGCCCCGGCGCTGGTGGACTGA
- a CDS encoding aminotransferase class V-fold PLP-dependent enzyme, whose amino-acid sequence MNGNPNRTRLDQRRAPIHEALENFRRMRVVPFDVPGHKRGRGNPELTAFLGQQCVGVDVNSMKPLDNLCHPVSVIREAEELAADAFGAAHAFLMVGGTTSSVQSMVLTACKRGDEIILPRNVHRSVLNALVLCGAVPVYVNPEVDQRLGISLGMRREQVAKAIAEHPNAVAVLVNNPTYYGICSDLRAIVRMAHDAGMLCLADEAHGTHFYFGGGLPVSAMAAGADMAAVSMHKSGGSLTQSSLLLCGPKVHAGYVRQIINLTQTTSGSYLLMSSLDISRRNLALRGRQVFHQVADMAEYAREEINAIGGYYAFGKELCNGDSVFDFDTTKLSIHTRDIGLAGIEVYDILRDEYDIQIEFGDIGNILAYLSMGDRPQELERLVSALAEIRRRYHTDGTGLLNQEYIDPEVVASPQQAFYADKISLPLRETEGRVCSEFVMCYPPGIPILAPGERITGEILDYIEYAKAKGCSMTGPEDPDILRLNVLA is encoded by the coding sequence ATGAACGGGAATCCCAACCGCACCCGTCTGGACCAGCGCCGCGCGCCGATCCACGAGGCGCTGGAAAATTTCCGCCGTATGCGGGTGGTGCCCTTTGATGTGCCGGGCCACAAGCGCGGCCGGGGCAACCCCGAACTGACGGCCTTTCTGGGCCAGCAGTGCGTGGGGGTGGACGTGAACAGCATGAAACCGCTGGACAACCTCTGCCATCCGGTGTCGGTGATCCGGGAGGCCGAGGAACTGGCCGCCGATGCCTTCGGCGCCGCCCACGCCTTCCTGATGGTGGGGGGCACCACCAGTTCGGTGCAGAGCATGGTGCTCACCGCCTGCAAGCGGGGGGACGAGATCATCCTGCCCCGCAACGTCCACCGCAGTGTGCTCAACGCCCTGGTGCTCTGCGGCGCCGTGCCGGTCTATGTGAACCCCGAGGTGGACCAGCGTCTGGGCATTTCCTTAGGCATGCGCCGGGAACAGGTGGCCAAGGCCATCGCCGAGCATCCCAACGCCGTGGCGGTGCTGGTGAATAACCCCACCTACTACGGCATCTGCAGCGATCTGCGGGCCATCGTGCGGATGGCCCACGACGCCGGCATGCTCTGCCTTGCCGACGAAGCCCACGGCACCCACTTCTATTTCGGCGGCGGACTGCCGGTCTCCGCCATGGCCGCCGGGGCCGATATGGCCGCCGTGTCGATGCACAAGAGCGGCGGCAGCCTGACCCAGTCCAGCCTGCTGCTCTGTGGCCCCAAGGTCCACGCGGGCTATGTGCGGCAGATCATCAACCTGACCCAGACCACCTCGGGCAGCTACCTGCTCATGTCCAGCCTGGATATTTCCCGGAGAAACCTGGCCCTGCGGGGGCGGCAGGTCTTCCACCAGGTGGCGGACATGGCGGAGTACGCCCGGGAGGAGATCAACGCCATCGGCGGGTACTACGCCTTCGGCAAGGAGCTGTGCAACGGGGATTCGGTCTTTGACTTCGACACCACCAAGCTCAGCATCCACACCCGGGACATCGGTCTGGCGGGCATCGAGGTGTACGACATCCTGCGGGACGAGTACGATATCCAGATCGAGTTCGGCGATATCGGCAACATTCTGGCGTATCTCTCCATGGGCGACCGGCCCCAGGAGCTGGAGCGGCTGGTGAGCGCCCTGGCGGAGATACGCCGCCGCTACCACACCGACGGCACGGGGCTGCTCAACCAGGAATACATCGACCCCGAGGTGGTGGCCAGCCCCCAGCAGGCCTTCTACGCCGACAAGATCAGCCTGCCTTTGCGGGAGACCGAGGGCAGGGTGTGCAGCGAGTTTGTCATGTGTTATCCCCCGGGCATTCCCATTCTGGCGCCGGGGGAGCGCATCACCGGGGAGATCCTCGACTATATCGAATACGCCAAGGCCAAGGGCTGCAGCATGACGGGACCGGAAGACCCCGATATCCTGCGCCTCAACGTGCTGGCGTAA
- a CDS encoding BglG family transcription antiterminator LicT, producing MRIKKVINNNILCVIDEKGNEMIVTGKGLGFGRKVAQFVDPAQVEKVYRMEGRTGQRRLRELVEQIPIEHLELTEAMIAEIKATIHQPLNESLLITLADHISFAIQRKEQGIEFQNPLAGSVLCYYPTEYQLGQRCLAMVKERCGVELNGDEASFIALHIVNAELNTDMSEMYDITRLIEGVIQVVEYYYRDLGAFDRESLAFHRFVVHLRYFAQRLFQGKLMTDSADESDTAFRALIARSCKEHYKCARCVADYIEKTWHQTLSQEELIYLTIHLKRVAGDLQEVDS from the coding sequence ATGCGCATCAAGAAGGTCATCAACAACAACATCCTCTGTGTGATCGACGAAAAAGGCAACGAGATGATCGTCACCGGCAAGGGGTTGGGGTTTGGCCGCAAGGTGGCGCAGTTCGTGGACCCCGCCCAGGTGGAGAAGGTCTACCGCATGGAGGGGCGCACCGGGCAGCGGCGGCTGCGGGAGCTGGTGGAGCAGATCCCCATCGAGCATCTCGAGCTGACCGAGGCGATGATCGCCGAGATCAAGGCGACCATCCATCAGCCCCTCAACGAAAGCCTGCTCATCACGCTGGCGGACCACATCAGCTTTGCCATCCAGCGCAAGGAACAGGGCATCGAGTTCCAGAACCCGCTGGCGGGCAGCGTTCTCTGCTACTATCCCACCGAGTACCAGCTGGGCCAGCGGTGTCTGGCCATGGTCAAAGAGCGGTGCGGGGTGGAGCTGAACGGCGACGAGGCGTCCTTCATTGCGCTGCACATCGTCAACGCCGAGCTCAACACCGACATGAGCGAGATGTACGACATCACCCGCCTCATCGAGGGGGTCATCCAGGTGGTGGAATACTACTACCGGGACCTGGGCGCCTTCGACCGGGAATCCCTGGCCTTTCACCGGTTTGTGGTGCATCTGCGGTACTTTGCCCAGCGGCTCTTCCAGGGCAAGCTGATGACCGACTCCGCCGACGAGAGCGACACGGCCTTCCGGGCGCTCATCGCCCGCAGCTGCAAGGAGCATTATAAATGCGCCCGGTGCGTGGCCGACTATATCGAAAAGACCTGGCACCAGACCCTCTCCCAGGAGGAGCTGATCTACCTGACCATCCACCTCAAGCGGGTGGCGGGGGACCTGCAGGAAGTGGATTCCTGA
- the speE gene encoding polyamine aminopropyltransferase, translating into MEMWFSEFHTPDVKHSIRVNRQLYSKQSDYQRIDIFETPEFGRVLTLDGNVMLTERDEFIYDEMITHVPMSVHRQAKDILVIGAGDGGVVRELTRYDRVERIDLVEMDPMVVEACRAYLPGNACRMDDRRVHIYFENALKFIRRCEEEYDLIIVDSSDPFGPSEGLFTREFYGNCFNALKSDGIMVNQQGSPFYAEDASAMQRSHKRIASTFPISKVYQAHIPTFAAGYWLFGFASKKYHPIDDLDAAAWNALNMRTRYYTTRLHVGAFYLPAFLEEMLLEVEDR; encoded by the coding sequence ATGGAAATGTGGTTTTCGGAATTTCACACCCCCGATGTGAAGCACAGCATCCGGGTGAACCGGCAGCTCTACTCCAAGCAGAGCGACTACCAGCGCATCGACATTTTCGAGACGCCGGAGTTCGGCCGGGTGCTGACGCTGGACGGCAATGTCATGCTCACCGAGCGGGACGAGTTCATCTACGACGAGATGATCACCCATGTGCCCATGTCGGTGCACCGGCAGGCCAAGGACATTCTGGTCATCGGCGCCGGGGACGGCGGCGTGGTGCGGGAGCTGACCCGGTACGACCGGGTGGAGCGCATCGACCTCGTAGAGATGGACCCCATGGTGGTGGAGGCCTGCCGGGCGTACCTGCCGGGCAACGCCTGCCGGATGGATGACCGCCGGGTGCACATCTACTTTGAGAACGCCCTCAAGTTCATCCGCCGCTGCGAGGAGGAGTACGACCTCATCATCGTGGATTCCTCCGATCCCTTCGGCCCGTCGGAGGGACTGTTCACCCGGGAATTCTACGGCAACTGCTTCAACGCCCTGAAATCCGACGGCATCATGGTGAACCAGCAGGGCAGTCCCTTCTACGCCGAGGACGCCAGCGCCATGCAGCGCAGCCACAAGCGGATCGCCAGCACCTTCCCCATCAGCAAGGTGTACCAGGCCCACATCCCCACCTTTGCGGCGGGGTACTGGCTGTTCGGCTTTGCCAGCAAAAAGTATCATCCCATCGATGACCTGGACGCCGCCGCCTGGAACGCGCTGAACATGCGCACCCGCTATTACACCACCCGGCTGCATGTCGGGGCATTCTATCTGCCGGCATTTCTCGAAGAGATGCTGCTGGAAGTGGAGGACCGCTGA
- a CDS encoding Hsp20/alpha crystallin family protein — protein sequence MMVPYMFHDALLDDWFQNDWDRDFDRMMEAADPRRAFGKRSANVMKTDVRETENGYDVFVDLPGFKKEDVKLDLQNGYLTITANRTADHDEKDGQGHYIRQERYTGSCARSFYVGDELKPEDVKASFEDGILKLNLPKAEAKKLPEKQPTQIEIL from the coding sequence ATGATGGTGCCTTATATGTTTCATGATGCTCTGCTGGACGATTGGTTCCAGAATGATTGGGATCGCGACTTTGACCGCATGATGGAAGCGGCTGATCCCCGCCGCGCTTTTGGCAAACGCAGCGCCAATGTGATGAAGACCGATGTGCGGGAGACCGAGAACGGCTATGATGTCTTTGTGGATCTGCCCGGCTTCAAGAAGGAAGACGTGAAGCTGGATCTGCAGAACGGCTATCTGACCATCACGGCCAACCGCACCGCCGACCATGACGAGAAGGATGGCCAGGGCCATTACATCCGTCAGGAGCGGTACACCGGTTCCTGCGCCCGCAGCTTCTATGTGGGCGACGAGCTGAAGCCCGAGGACGTGAAGGCCAGCTTTGAGGACGGTATCCTGAAGCTGAACCTGCCCAAGGCGGAAGCCAAGAAGCTGCCTGAGAAGCAGCCTACCCAGATCGAGATTCTGTAA